In a genomic window of Helianthus annuus cultivar XRQ/B chromosome 10, HanXRQr2.0-SUNRISE, whole genome shotgun sequence:
- the LOC110883938 gene encoding B3 domain-containing transcription factor ABI3 isoform X2 has protein sequence MNDQSIFCTDQFPQLFDLPCMSASSSSSSNPAPAATTSTASSMSSATSSAASWAVLQSEGDGPNHGDIIRVSRKNSEEVPVRCTAASGGGSMDCMDVMENYGYMDLIDSNEMWDPSSIFEQNPPDLQPESEVVEEGEMKKGGGDGGGRLDELGAMFFEWLKSNKELISAEDMKKIKLKKSTVECASKRLGSSQEGKKQLLKLILEWVQQHQLQRKNNGIVELHTAANTNPATLYPSQHLHGLPPPSANPPPTFSNGLISHPPWILPYPPYMVDQTGNGMAMVASPVQPPSSYSYMGGDYDSSLDCQMNPYNNTGSGDYQVLESAPSWNPSQITMAVSPYTNQFPDVGNNFAPQFMPLAPGYPDQFSYNMAVNYAAGGGDEQRLMRLGSSATKEARKKRMARQRRTYFHHHHSRQSQNNQHNRVADSDQHPQAMLVDDNCSGKSHVGNGLYWPSTATLPPPPPQMEVPRRTSSRPHQSSDRLSKQTSPDKLQGFNTDKNLKFLLQKVLKQSDVGSLGRIVMPKKEAESHLPDLNSRDGITIPMEDIGTSQVWNMRYRFWPNNKSRMYLLENTGDFVKANGLQEGDFIVLYSNVKCGKYLIRGVKVRQPASGKSEGKKPVKRSYHSTT, from the exons ATGAATGATCAATCAATCTTTTGCACCGATCAGTTTCCACAACTTTTTGATCTTCCATGCATGTCAGCTTCGTCATCTTCATCGTCCAATCCAGCACCCGCGGCAACGACATCGACCGCTTCTTCGATGTCGTCAGCGACCTCATCCGCGGCTTCATGGGCGGTGTTGCAGTCGGAGGGTGATGGTCCTAATCACGGAGATATTATTAGGGTCAGTAGAAAGAATAGTGAAGAGGTTCCGGTGAGGTGTACGGCGGCGAGTGGTGGTGGGTCAATGGATTGCATGGATGTAATGGAGAATTATGGGTATATGGATCTTATTGATAGTAATGAGATGTGGGATCCGTCTTCGATATTCGAACAAAACCCGCCCGATTTGCAACCGGAAAGTGAGGTGGTGGAAGAGGGTGAGATGAAGAagggtggtggtgacggtggaggGCGGTTGGATGAACTCGGGGCGATGTTTTTCGAGTGGTTGAAGTCGAATAAAGAATTAATATCGGCGGAAGATATGAAAAAAATTAAGCTCAAGAAATCTACGGTTGAATGTGCTTCAAAAAGATTAGGATCTTCGCAAGAAGGAAAAAAACAACTACTAAAGTTGATTCTGGAGTGGGTGCAACAACACCAACTCCAGAGAAAAAATAACGGCATTGTGGAATTACACACCGCCGCTAATACCAACCCGGCCACACTATACCCTTCACAACATCTCCATGGACTCCCACCTCCAAGTGCAAATCCACCGCCAACTTTTAGCAATGGATTAATCTCTCATCCGCCGTGGATCTTGCCATATCCACCGTATATGGTGGATCAGACGGGTAATGGGATGGCTATGGTGGCTTCACCCGTGCAGCCACCATCTAGCTATTCCTATATGGGTGGTGATTATGATTCCAGTTTGGATTGTCAGATGAACCCGTATAACAATACGGGTTCGGGTGACTATCAAGTACTGGAATCTGCACCGTCATGGAATCCGTCACAGATTACTATGGCGGTGTCTCCCTACACCAATCAGTTTCCAGATGTGGGTAATAATTTTGCTCCACAATTTATGCCTCTAGCTCCGGGTTACCCCGATCAGTTTTCGTATAATATGGCGGTTAACTATGCGGCTGGTGGTGGTGACGAACAACGGTTAATGAGGTTGGGTTCTTCGGCTACTAAAGAAGCTAGGAAGAAACGAATGGCAAGACAGCGGCGGACTtacttccaccaccaccactctaGACAAAGTCAAAATAATCAACATAATCGTGTGGCGGATTCTGATCAACATCCACAGGCAATGCTGGTTGATGATAACTGCTCTGGAAAATCTCATGTAGGAAACGGGTTGTACTGGCCATCCACTGCCAcccttccaccaccaccaccacaaatgGAAGTTCCTCGTCGAACATCCTCCAGACCGCATCAGTCCAGTGACCGTCTATCAAAACAAACTTCCCCAGACAAGCTTCAG GGATTCAATACTGACAAGAATTTGAAGTTTCTGCTCCAAAAAGTATTGAAGCAAAGTGATGTTGGAAGTCTTGGGAGGATTGTGATGCCTAAG AAAGAAGCCGAGAGTCACCTCCCGGATCTTAACTCGAGGGATGGAATCACCATTCCTATGGAAGATATCGGGACATCGCAAGTGTGGAATATGCGTTATAG GTTTTGGCCAAACAACAAAAGCAGGATGTACCTCCTTGAGAACACAG GGGATTTCGTTAAAGCTAATGGGCTCCAAGAAGGGGATTTCATCGTTCTATACTCCAATGTCAAGTGTGGCAAATAC TTAATTAGGGGAGTGAAGGTACGGCAACCAGCGAGTGGGAAATCCGAGGGCAAAAAACCTGTTAAGAGAAGCTATCATAGCACCACTTAA
- the LOC110883938 gene encoding B3 domain-containing transcription factor ABI3 isoform X1, with protein sequence MNDQSIFCTDQFPQLFDLPCMSASSSSSSNPAPAATTSTASSMSSATSSAASWAVLQSEGDGPNHGDIIRVSRKNSEEVPVRCTAASGGGSMDCMDVMENYGYMDLIDSNEMWDPSSIFEQNPPDLQPESEVVEEGEMKKGGGDGGGRLDELGAMFFEWLKSNKELISAEDMKKIKLKKSTVECASKRLGSSQEGKKQLLKLILEWVQQHQLQRKNNGIVELHTAANTNPATLYPSQHLHGLPPPSANPPPTFSNGLISHPPWILPYPPYMVDQTGNGMAMVASPVQPPSSYSYMGGDYDSSLDCQMNPYNNTGSGDYQVLESAPSWNPSQITMAVSPYTNQFPDVGNNFAPQFMPLAPGYPDQFSYNMAVNYAAGGGDEQRLMRLGSSATKEARKKRMARQRRTYFHHHHSRQSQNNQHNRVADSDQHPQAMLVDDNCSGKSHVGNGLYWPSTATLPPPPPQMEVPRRTSSRPHQSSDRLSKQTSPDKLQGFNTDKNLKFLLQKVLKQSDVGSLGRIVMPKKEAESHLPDLNSRDGITIPMEDIGTSQVWNMRYSLRFWPNNKSRMYLLENTGDFVKANGLQEGDFIVLYSNVKCGKYLIRGVKVRQPASGKSEGKKPVKRSYHSTT encoded by the exons ATGAATGATCAATCAATCTTTTGCACCGATCAGTTTCCACAACTTTTTGATCTTCCATGCATGTCAGCTTCGTCATCTTCATCGTCCAATCCAGCACCCGCGGCAACGACATCGACCGCTTCTTCGATGTCGTCAGCGACCTCATCCGCGGCTTCATGGGCGGTGTTGCAGTCGGAGGGTGATGGTCCTAATCACGGAGATATTATTAGGGTCAGTAGAAAGAATAGTGAAGAGGTTCCGGTGAGGTGTACGGCGGCGAGTGGTGGTGGGTCAATGGATTGCATGGATGTAATGGAGAATTATGGGTATATGGATCTTATTGATAGTAATGAGATGTGGGATCCGTCTTCGATATTCGAACAAAACCCGCCCGATTTGCAACCGGAAAGTGAGGTGGTGGAAGAGGGTGAGATGAAGAagggtggtggtgacggtggaggGCGGTTGGATGAACTCGGGGCGATGTTTTTCGAGTGGTTGAAGTCGAATAAAGAATTAATATCGGCGGAAGATATGAAAAAAATTAAGCTCAAGAAATCTACGGTTGAATGTGCTTCAAAAAGATTAGGATCTTCGCAAGAAGGAAAAAAACAACTACTAAAGTTGATTCTGGAGTGGGTGCAACAACACCAACTCCAGAGAAAAAATAACGGCATTGTGGAATTACACACCGCCGCTAATACCAACCCGGCCACACTATACCCTTCACAACATCTCCATGGACTCCCACCTCCAAGTGCAAATCCACCGCCAACTTTTAGCAATGGATTAATCTCTCATCCGCCGTGGATCTTGCCATATCCACCGTATATGGTGGATCAGACGGGTAATGGGATGGCTATGGTGGCTTCACCCGTGCAGCCACCATCTAGCTATTCCTATATGGGTGGTGATTATGATTCCAGTTTGGATTGTCAGATGAACCCGTATAACAATACGGGTTCGGGTGACTATCAAGTACTGGAATCTGCACCGTCATGGAATCCGTCACAGATTACTATGGCGGTGTCTCCCTACACCAATCAGTTTCCAGATGTGGGTAATAATTTTGCTCCACAATTTATGCCTCTAGCTCCGGGTTACCCCGATCAGTTTTCGTATAATATGGCGGTTAACTATGCGGCTGGTGGTGGTGACGAACAACGGTTAATGAGGTTGGGTTCTTCGGCTACTAAAGAAGCTAGGAAGAAACGAATGGCAAGACAGCGGCGGACTtacttccaccaccaccactctaGACAAAGTCAAAATAATCAACATAATCGTGTGGCGGATTCTGATCAACATCCACAGGCAATGCTGGTTGATGATAACTGCTCTGGAAAATCTCATGTAGGAAACGGGTTGTACTGGCCATCCACTGCCAcccttccaccaccaccaccacaaatgGAAGTTCCTCGTCGAACATCCTCCAGACCGCATCAGTCCAGTGACCGTCTATCAAAACAAACTTCCCCAGACAAGCTTCAG GGATTCAATACTGACAAGAATTTGAAGTTTCTGCTCCAAAAAGTATTGAAGCAAAGTGATGTTGGAAGTCTTGGGAGGATTGTGATGCCTAAG AAAGAAGCCGAGAGTCACCTCCCGGATCTTAACTCGAGGGATGGAATCACCATTCCTATGGAAGATATCGGGACATCGCAAGTGTGGAATATGCGTTATAG TCTCAGGTTTTGGCCAAACAACAAAAGCAGGATGTACCTCCTTGAGAACACAG GGGATTTCGTTAAAGCTAATGGGCTCCAAGAAGGGGATTTCATCGTTCTATACTCCAATGTCAAGTGTGGCAAATAC TTAATTAGGGGAGTGAAGGTACGGCAACCAGCGAGTGGGAAATCCGAGGGCAAAAAACCTGTTAAGAGAAGCTATCATAGCACCACTTAA